One Thalassotalea hakodatensis DNA segment encodes these proteins:
- the metH gene encoding methionine synthase codes for MQHSTSFSLMKQQLENRILILDGAMGTMIQAYKLEEQDYRGEQFADWHLDVKGNNDMLVLSQPDIIKAIHSEYLAAGADIIETNTFNATTIAMADYDMESHSADINKVAAALAREVADEFTAKEPHKPRFVAGVLGPTNRTCSISPDVNDPAYRNVTFDQLVEAYKESTHALIEGGSDLILIETIFDTLNAKAAIFAVETVFEELGIKYPVMISGTITDASGRTLSGQTTEAFYNSLRHAKPISFGLNCALGPVELRQYVQEMSRICDFAVSAHPNAGLPNAFGEYDFSVEDMNTHVEEWAQSGFLNIIGGCCGTTPEHIKGMAATVANIEPRAISTKNIACRLSGLEALTIDKDSLFVNVGERTNVTGSAVFRRLITEENYEQAIAVALQQVENGAQIIDINMDEGMLDSQAAMVKFLNLIAGEPDIAKVPIMLDSSKWDILEAGLKCIQGKGVVNSISLKEGEDQFRHQAKLLRRYGAAVIVMAFDEAGQADTRERKYEICHRAYHILVDEIGFPAEDIIFDPNIFAVATGIDEHNNYAVDFIEAVGDIKQNLPHAMISGGVSNVSFSFRGNNPVREAIHAVFLYHAIKNGMDMGIVNAGQLAIYSDLPTDLKTAVEDVIQNSDDGATERLLELAEKFRGQGGTKDSKVDLSWRELPVIKRLEHALVKGINEFIITDTEEARIEAKRPLDVIEGPLMDGMNVVGDLFGAGEMFLPQVVKSARVMKQAVAHLNPYIEAEKTEARSNGKVLLATVKGDVHDIGKNIVGVVLQCNNFDIIDLGVMVSCDDILRVAKEENVDVIGLSGLITPSLDEMVHVAKEMERQGFNLPLLIGGATTSKAHTAVKIEHQYKQPVVYVPNASRSVSVVSNLLSAELRTDFIARQDKEYEKVRERHYKKGPRSSLITLDQARSNPAPISFDNYIPKKPNHLGVTVLDSLDLNIVRNYIDWTPFFMTWQLSGKYPLILKHEVVGEEATKLFNDANAMIDDVIANNKLQAKAVFGLFPAYREQDDLWVFEDEAKQTPLMRLHQLRQQSKKPSGQFNRCLADYVADKDSGVADYMGAFAVSAGFGIEALTKAFDAEHDDYNSILIKAVADRLAEASAEYLHEKIRTEYWGYAADESLANEDLIREKYQGIRPAPGYPACPDHTEKGMLWSLLNVEENIGMELTSSYAMWPGAAVSGWYFAHPDSKYFAVAKVAKDQVLDYAARKEMTLEQAERWLSANLDYEPD; via the coding sequence ATGCAACATTCAACCTCCTTTTCATTAATGAAACAGCAATTAGAAAACCGCATCTTAATTCTTGATGGCGCTATGGGGACGATGATCCAAGCTTATAAATTGGAAGAACAAGATTATCGTGGTGAGCAATTTGCTGATTGGCACTTAGATGTTAAAGGTAATAACGATATGCTGGTGTTATCGCAACCAGATATCATTAAAGCTATTCACAGCGAATATCTTGCTGCAGGCGCTGATATTATTGAAACAAATACTTTTAATGCCACTACTATCGCAATGGCTGATTATGACATGGAATCCCATAGTGCAGACATTAATAAAGTGGCTGCGGCATTAGCCCGTGAAGTCGCCGATGAATTTACCGCAAAAGAACCGCACAAACCACGTTTTGTTGCGGGTGTGTTGGGCCCAACGAATAGAACTTGTTCTATCTCTCCTGATGTAAATGACCCTGCGTATCGAAACGTCACTTTTGATCAGTTAGTTGAAGCATATAAAGAATCAACTCATGCGCTTATTGAAGGAGGTTCGGATCTTATCTTAATTGAAACGATCTTTGATACCCTAAATGCGAAAGCGGCTATATTCGCTGTTGAAACAGTATTTGAAGAGTTAGGTATTAAGTACCCCGTCATGATTTCGGGCACGATTACTGATGCTTCAGGCCGCACTTTATCAGGGCAAACAACTGAAGCGTTTTATAATTCATTAAGACATGCAAAGCCAATTTCCTTTGGTTTAAATTGTGCATTAGGGCCGGTTGAACTCAGGCAATATGTGCAAGAAATGAGTCGAATCTGTGACTTTGCCGTATCAGCACATCCTAATGCTGGTTTACCTAATGCTTTCGGTGAATATGATTTTAGCGTTGAAGACATGAATACTCATGTAGAAGAATGGGCGCAATCGGGTTTTTTAAATATTATTGGTGGTTGTTGTGGAACCACACCTGAACATATTAAAGGTATGGCTGCCACAGTTGCGAATATTGAACCTCGTGCTATCAGTACTAAGAATATTGCTTGTCGATTATCAGGTTTAGAAGCGCTGACTATTGATAAAGACTCATTGTTCGTTAATGTGGGTGAACGAACTAATGTGACAGGTTCAGCGGTTTTCCGTCGATTAATAACGGAGGAAAATTATGAACAAGCTATTGCTGTTGCACTTCAACAGGTTGAAAACGGTGCACAAATCATTGATATCAACATGGATGAAGGAATGTTGGATTCACAAGCGGCAATGGTTAAATTTTTAAATTTGATTGCTGGTGAACCTGATATTGCAAAAGTGCCGATTATGCTCGATTCGTCTAAATGGGACATTTTGGAAGCAGGATTAAAGTGCATACAGGGCAAAGGGGTAGTTAATTCAATTTCATTAAAAGAAGGTGAAGATCAATTTAGGCATCAAGCGAAGTTACTCAGACGTTATGGCGCAGCCGTTATCGTGATGGCTTTTGATGAAGCAGGTCAGGCTGATACTCGAGAGCGTAAATATGAAATTTGTCATCGTGCATACCATATTCTTGTTGATGAAATAGGCTTTCCAGCAGAAGATATAATTTTTGATCCTAATATTTTTGCTGTTGCTACAGGTATAGATGAACATAATAATTACGCGGTCGACTTTATTGAAGCGGTAGGCGACATTAAACAAAATTTACCTCATGCAATGATTTCAGGTGGTGTGTCAAACGTTTCATTCTCGTTCAGAGGTAATAACCCTGTTCGTGAAGCAATACATGCTGTGTTTCTCTACCATGCGATAAAAAATGGTATGGATATGGGGATTGTAAATGCAGGGCAATTGGCGATTTACTCAGATTTACCTACAGATCTAAAAACCGCCGTGGAAGACGTTATCCAAAATAGTGATGATGGAGCAACGGAACGATTACTTGAACTTGCTGAAAAATTCCGAGGTCAGGGGGGGACAAAAGATAGTAAAGTTGATCTCTCTTGGCGTGAACTTCCGGTAATTAAACGGTTAGAGCATGCATTAGTAAAAGGGATAAATGAATTTATTATCACTGATACCGAAGAAGCGAGAATAGAAGCGAAGAGACCGTTAGATGTAATTGAAGGGCCATTAATGGATGGCATGAATGTTGTCGGTGATTTATTTGGCGCAGGTGAAATGTTTTTGCCGCAAGTGGTGAAATCTGCACGAGTAATGAAACAGGCGGTTGCTCATTTAAATCCTTATATTGAAGCCGAAAAAACTGAAGCGCGTTCAAATGGTAAAGTACTTTTAGCGACGGTAAAAGGTGACGTTCACGATATAGGCAAAAATATTGTCGGTGTAGTGTTACAGTGTAATAATTTTGATATTATTGATTTAGGCGTGATGGTTTCATGTGATGACATTTTGCGTGTAGCAAAAGAAGAAAATGTTGATGTAATTGGCTTATCGGGTTTGATCACGCCATCGTTAGATGAGATGGTGCATGTAGCAAAAGAAATGGAACGTCAAGGCTTCAATTTACCTTTACTTATAGGGGGCGCTACCACGTCGAAAGCGCACACAGCGGTAAAAATTGAACATCAATATAAACAGCCAGTGGTTTACGTTCCTAATGCTTCTCGATCAGTTTCCGTCGTGAGTAATTTATTATCGGCAGAGCTACGTACAGACTTTATCGCAAGACAAGATAAAGAATATGAAAAAGTACGTGAACGCCACTATAAAAAAGGACCTCGTTCAAGTTTGATCACCTTAGATCAAGCGCGAAGTAATCCTGCACCGATTAGTTTTGACAATTACATACCGAAAAAGCCAAACCATCTAGGGGTCACAGTGCTTGATTCTCTTGATTTAAACATTGTGCGTAACTATATCGATTGGACACCATTTTTCATGACTTGGCAGTTATCGGGTAAGTATCCACTGATATTAAAGCATGAAGTGGTAGGTGAAGAGGCAACTAAATTATTCAATGATGCTAATGCGATGATTGATGATGTGATTGCTAATAACAAATTACAAGCTAAAGCCGTCTTTGGATTATTTCCTGCTTATCGTGAGCAAGACGATCTGTGGGTCTTTGAAGATGAAGCAAAACAAACCCCATTGATGCGTTTACATCAGTTAAGGCAGCAAAGTAAGAAGCCTTCAGGACAATTTAATCGTTGCTTAGCTGATTATGTGGCGGATAAGGACAGTGGCGTTGCTGATTATATGGGAGCATTTGCTGTTTCAGCGGGTTTTGGTATTGAAGCGCTTACTAAAGCATTTGATGCTGAGCATGACGATTATAATAGCATTTTAATAAAAGCGGTTGCCGATCGTTTAGCTGAGGCTTCAGCTGAATATCTTCATGAAAAAATTCGTACAGAATATTGGGGCTATGCAGCGGATGAGTCGTTAGCGAATGAAGACTTAATTCGTGAAAAATATCAAGGTATACGCCCTGCACCTGGTTATCCTGCTTGTCCTGATCATACGGAAAAGGGCATGTTATGGAGTTTACTTAATGTTGAAGAAAATATCGGTATGGAACTTACTTCAAGTTATGCAATGTGGCCTGGCGCTGCCGTTAGTGGTTGGTACTTTGCTCACCCTGACAGTAAATACTTCGCTGTTGCTAAGGTGGCAAAAGACCAAGTATTAGACTACGCTGCGCGTAAGGAGATGACCCTTGAACAAGCTGAGCGTTGGTTGTCTGCGAACTTAGATTACGAACCCGATTAA
- a CDS encoding homoserine O-succinyltransferase codes for MPIKIPDQLPALQVLDNENIFVMSEHRAINQEIRPMEVAILNLMPNKIETEVQICRMLSNTPLQINIEFVRINTAESKHTPQEHLDNFYRLFDDIKHKQYDGLIVTGAPLALLEYEKVTFWDKICEVFDWAERNVTSTMFSCWAAHAALYHHYGLNRHLRPKKLSGVYLHSPLDAKEDLTRGFEDYFNVPHSRYAYIDKADYLSVPNLTVVAESPTAGVYLAVSKNKQQVYLTGHPEYDATTLDDEYHRDLTTSENAIMPENYYPENDVKQKPMCNWKSHGSLLFTNWLNYYVYQITPYQLDANNIQAIHPSHQR; via the coding sequence ATGCCAATTAAAATTCCTGATCAACTACCTGCCTTACAAGTTCTTGATAATGAAAATATATTTGTTATGTCAGAACATAGAGCTATTAATCAAGAAATTCGTCCCATGGAAGTGGCGATTTTAAACTTGATGCCTAATAAAATTGAAACGGAAGTACAAATTTGTCGAATGCTGTCAAATACGCCATTACAAATTAATATTGAGTTTGTCCGTATTAATACAGCAGAATCTAAACATACCCCACAAGAGCACCTAGATAATTTTTATCGTTTATTCGATGATATTAAACATAAACAATATGATGGTCTTATTGTTACAGGGGCACCACTTGCTTTATTAGAATACGAAAAAGTCACCTTTTGGGATAAAATTTGTGAAGTATTTGATTGGGCTGAAAGAAATGTTACATCTACAATGTTTTCGTGTTGGGCTGCGCATGCCGCTTTGTATCATCATTATGGCTTGAACCGTCACTTACGACCTAAAAAATTATCAGGCGTTTATCTTCATTCTCCTTTAGATGCAAAAGAAGATTTAACTCGTGGATTTGAAGATTACTTTAATGTGCCTCATTCCCGTTATGCTTATATTGATAAGGCTGATTATTTGTCAGTGCCAAATTTAACCGTAGTGGCTGAGTCGCCTACAGCTGGAGTATATCTGGCCGTTAGTAAAAATAAGCAGCAAGTATATTTAACGGGACACCCAGAATATGATGCGACTACCTTAGATGATGAATATCATCGTGATCTAACAACCTCAGAAAATGCTATAATGCCCGAAAACTACTACCCAGAAAATGACGTTAAACAAAAGCCAATGTGTAACTGGAAAAGCCACGGCAGTCTTTTATTTACTAACTGGCTAAACTATTACGTTTATCAAATTACACCCTATCAGCTTGATGCTAATAATATTCAGGCAATTCATCCTAGTCATCAACGTTAA
- the recA gene encoding recombinase RecA: MDDNKEKALSAALSQIERQFGKGSIMKLGENRSMDVETISTGSLGLDIALGAGGLPMGRVVEIYGPESSGKTTLTLEVIAEAQRNGKVCAFVDAEHALDPIYAEKLGVNINELLVSQPDTGEQALEICDMLTRSGAVDVIVVDSVAALTPKAEIEGDMGDSHMGLQARMLSQAMRKLTGNLKQSNTMMIFINQIRMKIGVMFGNPETTTGGNALKFYASVRLDIRRIGAVKNGDEIVGNETRVKVVKNKVAPPFKQVEFQILYGEGINSLGELLDLGVQNKMVEKAGAWYSYNGDRIGQGKAKAVEYMRQNPEVSKELDTRLREMFLNKKTESSEQEEAVAE; encoded by the coding sequence ATGGACGATAACAAAGAAAAAGCACTCTCTGCTGCGTTAAGTCAAATTGAACGTCAATTTGGTAAAGGTTCAATCATGAAATTAGGTGAGAATCGTAGCATGGATGTTGAAACCATTTCTACAGGTTCTTTAGGGTTAGATATTGCACTGGGTGCAGGCGGCTTACCAATGGGACGAGTTGTTGAAATATACGGCCCAGAATCAAGTGGTAAAACAACCTTAACACTAGAAGTGATTGCCGAAGCGCAGCGTAATGGAAAAGTATGTGCTTTCGTTGATGCGGAACATGCACTTGATCCTATTTACGCAGAAAAACTTGGTGTGAATATTAATGAATTACTCGTTTCACAACCTGACACAGGTGAACAAGCATTAGAGATTTGCGACATGTTAACGCGCTCAGGCGCCGTTGACGTGATTGTAGTTGACTCGGTTGCAGCGCTAACACCAAAAGCTGAGATTGAAGGTGACATGGGAGACTCTCACATGGGTCTTCAAGCACGTATGCTTTCTCAAGCAATGCGTAAATTAACCGGTAACCTTAAACAATCTAATACCATGATGATCTTCATCAACCAAATTCGTATGAAAATTGGTGTTATGTTTGGTAACCCAGAAACAACAACAGGTGGTAATGCACTTAAATTTTACGCCTCAGTACGTTTAGACATTCGTCGCATTGGTGCGGTAAAAAATGGCGATGAAATTGTGGGTAATGAAACGCGCGTTAAGGTAGTAAAAAACAAAGTAGCACCGCCATTCAAGCAAGTTGAGTTTCAAATTTTGTATGGTGAAGGTATCAACAGTTTAGGTGAATTGCTTGATTTAGGGGTTCAAAATAAGATGGTTGAAAAAGCAGGTGCTTGGTATAGCTACAACGGCGATCGTATTGGTCAAGGTAAAGCAAAAGCAGTTGAGTATATGCGTCAAAACCCTGAAGTATCAAAAGAGCTAGATACTCGTTTACGTGAGATGTTTTTAAATAAGAAAACTGAAAGCTCAGAACAAGAAGAAGCGGTAGCCGAGTAA
- a CDS encoding tyrosine-type recombinase/integrase: protein MEVLSSKTITNPVDAYFLTISKSSYDSYFFRIREFCRVIFKTTDFQKCDWKSFTYIDLLRFIQHKKSQGISPNSLNTSIAIIKSIALHAWQLGFISLEEYTKIKLTKKVKGHRLPAGRTLEINEIQDIKHYYFLADELLDIRDFAMFALGVGAGLRRKEITLLDVKHITKDNILVNGKGDKQRLVPLTSFVKQAVKRWLKVAGIGSGAVFTNINTSQRISIQVVHRCYKRIVRNVECEPFTAHDLRRTFATYLLDNKADVFAVQLLLGHSNETTTRQYDRRGEKIKAHAIKLLPF, encoded by the coding sequence GTGGAAGTTTTAAGCAGTAAGACCATTACAAACCCAGTAGACGCATATTTTTTAACCATTTCAAAAAGTAGCTATGATTCATATTTTTTTAGAATTCGTGAATTTTGTAGAGTAATTTTTAAAACAACAGATTTTCAAAAATGCGATTGGAAAAGCTTTACATACATTGATCTCTTACGCTTCATACAACATAAAAAATCACAAGGGATAAGCCCAAATTCACTTAACACATCTATTGCGATCATTAAATCAATTGCATTACATGCTTGGCAATTAGGCTTTATCTCGCTAGAAGAATACACAAAGATCAAACTCACAAAAAAGGTAAAAGGACACCGCTTACCCGCAGGCAGAACACTGGAAATTAATGAAATTCAAGATATTAAGCATTACTATTTTTTAGCTGATGAATTATTAGATATACGAGATTTTGCTATGTTCGCCCTTGGCGTTGGTGCAGGGTTACGAAGAAAAGAGATAACCTTGCTAGACGTTAAACATATTACCAAAGATAATATTTTAGTGAATGGCAAAGGCGACAAGCAACGCTTAGTACCTTTAACATCATTTGTTAAACAAGCTGTTAAACGTTGGCTAAAAGTGGCTGGTATTGGTTCTGGTGCCGTATTTACCAACATAAACACATCACAAAGAATTAGTATTCAAGTTGTTCATCGGTGCTATAAACGCATTGTTCGTAATGTAGAGTGTGAGCCATTCACTGCACATGATTTACGTAGAACTTTCGCTACTTATCTTTTAGACAATAAAGCTGATGTTTTCGCTGTGCAGCTGCTACTTGGACATAGCAACGAAACAACGACTAGACAATATGATCGCAGGGGCGAAAAGATAAAGGCACATGCTATAAAATTATTGCCTTTTTAA
- a CDS encoding DUF1353 domain-containing protein — translation MFSGQPLTRWLPERKVQLLEDFTFIDKQGVIWVAPKGSIVDGSSIPRWLWFFIGSPFVGKHRYASIVHDVYCVTRSRPHKDVHKMYYEACRANGVNRIKAKVMYWGIKFRGPKW, via the coding sequence ATGTTTAGTGGTCAACCGTTAACGCGTTGGCTACCTGAACGAAAAGTTCAACTATTAGAAGATTTTACCTTTATTGATAAACAAGGCGTTATTTGGGTAGCGCCTAAAGGCTCTATTGTTGACGGTTCAAGTATTCCGCGTTGGTTGTGGTTTTTTATTGGTTCGCCTTTTGTGGGAAAACATCGTTATGCGTCAATCGTGCATGATGTTTATTGCGTGACACGTTCACGGCCACACAAAGACGTACACAAAATGTATTACGAAGCATGCCGCGCTAATGGCGTTAATCGCATAAAAGCAAAAGTCATGTATTGGGGTATAAAATTTAGGGGGCCTAAATGGTAA
- a CDS encoding virion protein, with amino-acid sequence MNNSRMPRGIRNNNAGNIRATGNWQEWQGAIGKDEAGFIIFDTAENGLRAMARILRNYRDLYQLNTIEQIINRWAPPIENNTQSYVNHAAQIVGVNPNEPLETGEYPALMAAITRHENGMQPYGSDQLIEGFERGFA; translated from the coding sequence ATGAATAATTCACGCATGCCGCGAGGCATCCGTAACAATAACGCGGGTAATATTCGCGCCACGGGTAACTGGCAAGAATGGCAAGGCGCTATCGGTAAAGATGAAGCAGGCTTTATTATTTTTGATACTGCCGAGAATGGCTTGCGAGCAATGGCGCGTATTCTGCGTAACTATCGTGATTTATATCAACTCAATACCATTGAGCAAATTATAAATAGATGGGCTCCACCTATTGAGAATAATACACAAAGTTACGTTAACCATGCAGCTCAAATAGTTGGTGTTAACCCTAATGAACCCTTAGAAACTGGCGAATACCCTGCATTAATGGCAGCAATAACGCGCCATGAAAACGGCATGCAGCCATACGGCAGCGATCAGCTTATCGAAGGTTTTGAAAGGGGGTTTGCATAA
- a CDS encoding major capsid protein P2, translated as MARKFTKLPSLANVQAGSTATLIIPRGVTYDSIHLEYAGVTLAQIKNIEVLINGKPIQTYTDGVRLQAMNKHYKRNIKAGVLTFHFVRPEMENIALRRMTAIGTADVQTFEIKFDIDAAAAAPVIDAYAVKSNQLPLGMITKVKRFPASSATSGIKEIDNIPKEGRIAAIHLFKPDISKVEVEVDDVKVYELAKTLGAGIQVDHGRNPDAAAHTSVDFHLEGDPAQALAMTWLDSSGNTQRVQDFRLRPFLDTAGAFDIVVEYLTEFNGI; from the coding sequence ATGGCTCGTAAATTTACGAAACTACCTAGTCTTGCAAATGTGCAAGCGGGTTCAACTGCTACGCTAATTATTCCGCGTGGCGTAACGTATGATTCTATTCATTTAGAATATGCGGGTGTCACTCTGGCACAAATCAAAAACATTGAAGTGTTAATCAATGGTAAGCCAATTCAAACGTATACCGATGGTGTTCGCTTACAAGCAATGAATAAGCACTATAAGCGTAATATCAAAGCGGGTGTTTTAACGTTCCACTTTGTACGCCCTGAGATGGAAAACATTGCATTACGTCGAATGACTGCAATCGGAACGGCTGACGTTCAAACATTTGAAATCAAATTCGATATTGATGCGGCAGCAGCTGCACCTGTTATTGATGCGTATGCGGTTAAATCAAATCAATTGCCGCTAGGCATGATCACAAAAGTGAAACGCTTTCCTGCTAGCTCGGCAACGTCTGGCATTAAAGAGATAGATAATATCCCTAAAGAAGGGCGTATTGCTGCAATTCACTTGTTTAAGCCTGATATTTCTAAAGTAGAAGTTGAAGTTGATGACGTGAAAGTCTATGAACTGGCTAAAACGCTAGGCGCAGGCATTCAAGTTGACCATGGCCGCAACCCTGATGCAGCCGCACACACTTCTGTTGATTTTCATTTAGAAGGTGATCCCGCTCAAGCATTAGCAATGACATGGCTTGATTCAAGCGGCAATACACAGCGCGTTCAAGATTTTCGTTTACGTCCGTTTTTAGATACTGCGGGTGCATTCGATATTGTGGTTGAGTATTTAACCGAGTTTAACGGTATTTAA
- a CDS encoding P-loop NTPase family protein has product MTKRIDTTRKACIELFCGSSGSGKSYKVKSKIIKAKRLVIFDPDDEYGELANIITVTNAQALLTKLKQNPKGGLRIRYVANGEAAFNVWSKAVFAWGNCVAVAEEIAGVTSPGKAPQGWHTLVSRGRKRGITLYAVTQRPSESDKTILGNLSSIWVGRMSRAKDRKYMAAELDVHVNDLTELKALDYLERDMLSNVVMRGNSKENWQKPLDEYKAAA; this is encoded by the coding sequence TTGACTAAACGCATAGATACAACGCGCAAAGCCTGCATTGAATTGTTTTGTGGTTCTTCTGGCTCTGGTAAGTCGTACAAAGTGAAATCAAAGATTATAAAAGCTAAGCGCTTGGTGATATTCGATCCAGATGATGAATACGGTGAACTTGCCAATATCATTACGGTAACGAATGCACAGGCACTTTTAACCAAGTTAAAGCAAAACCCTAAAGGCGGTTTACGAATTCGTTATGTTGCCAACGGTGAAGCCGCTTTTAACGTATGGTCAAAAGCTGTTTTTGCTTGGGGTAATTGTGTTGCAGTAGCCGAAGAAATTGCGGGGGTGACTTCACCGGGTAAAGCGCCGCAAGGTTGGCACACGTTAGTGAGTCGCGGCCGTAAACGTGGCATTACCTTATACGCAGTAACACAGCGGCCAAGTGAATCAGATAAAACCATATTGGGTAATTTATCTAGTATTTGGGTCGGTCGAATGTCACGCGCAAAAGATCGCAAATATATGGCGGCTGAACTCGATGTTCACGTTAACGATTTAACCGAGTTAAAAGCGCTTGATTACTTAGAACGCGACATGCTTTCTAATGTGGTTATGCGTGGAAACTCTAAAGAAAACTGGCAAAAGCCATTAGATGAATATAAGGCGGCAGCATAA